One genomic window of Microbacterium testaceum StLB037 includes the following:
- a CDS encoding bifunctional o-acetylhomoserine/o-acetylserine sulfhydrylase, producing the protein MSAPENWRFETKQIHTGAQPDPVTKARATPIYQTTSYVFDNADHAANLFALAEFGNIYTRIQNPTQDVVEQRVAGLEGGTGALLVASGQAAETFAVLNIAQAGDHIVSSSSIYGGTYNLFKYTLAKLGIETTFVENQDDPEEWRAAVRPNTKLFFAETIGNPKINVLDIRSVADIAHEAGVPLIVDNTIATPYLIRPFEHGADIIVHSATKFLGGHGTTIGGVIVDGGTFAWSEHSDRFPGLTTPDPSYHGAVYTQAVGDGLAYIIKARVQLLRDLGASISPQSAWQLIQGIETLSLRVERHVQNAQEIAEWLESHPDVASVNYSGLPTSPWYAAANNYAPKGVGAVLSFELKGGVEAGREFVNSLSLFSHLANIGDVRSLVIHPASTTHSQLTPEQQLTAGVTPGLVRLSVGLENIADLKADLDQALAAARRLSEAARA; encoded by the coding sequence ATGTCGGCACCCGAGAACTGGCGTTTCGAGACCAAGCAGATCCACACGGGCGCCCAGCCCGACCCGGTGACGAAGGCCCGCGCCACCCCGATCTACCAGACCACGTCGTACGTCTTCGACAACGCCGATCACGCCGCGAACCTCTTCGCGCTGGCCGAGTTCGGCAACATCTACACGCGCATCCAGAACCCCACGCAGGACGTCGTCGAGCAGCGCGTCGCGGGCCTCGAGGGCGGCACCGGCGCCCTCCTCGTCGCCAGCGGCCAGGCGGCCGAGACGTTCGCGGTGCTCAACATCGCGCAGGCGGGCGACCACATCGTGTCGTCGAGCTCGATCTACGGCGGCACGTACAACCTCTTCAAGTACACCCTCGCCAAGCTCGGCATCGAGACGACCTTCGTCGAGAACCAGGACGACCCCGAGGAGTGGCGCGCCGCGGTCCGGCCGAACACGAAGCTGTTCTTCGCCGAGACCATCGGCAACCCCAAGATCAACGTGCTCGACATCCGCTCGGTGGCCGACATCGCGCACGAGGCCGGCGTGCCGCTCATCGTCGACAACACGATCGCGACGCCGTACCTCATCCGCCCGTTCGAGCACGGCGCCGACATCATCGTGCACTCGGCCACGAAGTTCCTCGGCGGTCACGGCACCACCATCGGCGGTGTCATCGTCGACGGCGGCACCTTCGCCTGGTCCGAGCACTCCGACCGTTTCCCGGGCCTGACCACCCCCGACCCCTCGTACCACGGGGCCGTCTACACCCAGGCGGTCGGTGACGGCCTGGCCTACATCATCAAGGCGCGCGTGCAGCTGCTGCGCGACCTGGGCGCCTCCATCTCCCCGCAGAGCGCATGGCAGCTCATCCAGGGCATCGAGACCCTGTCGCTGCGCGTCGAGCGCCACGTGCAGAACGCTCAGGAGATCGCGGAGTGGCTCGAGTCGCACCCCGACGTCGCGAGCGTGAACTACTCGGGCCTGCCCACCTCGCCCTGGTACGCCGCGGCCAACAACTACGCCCCCAAGGGCGTCGGTGCGGTGCTGTCGTTCGAGCTCAAGGGCGGCGTCGAGGCCGGCCGCGAGTTCGTGAACTCGCTCAGCCTGTTCAGCCACCTCGCCAACATCGGCGACGTGCGCTCGCTCGTCATCCACCCGGCCTCGACCACGCACTCGCAGCTCACCCCCGAGCAGCAGCTGACCGCCGGAGTGACCCCGGGCCTCGTGCGCCTGTCCGTGGGCCTCGAGAACATCGCCGACCTCAAGGCCGACCTCGACCAGGCTCTCGCCGCCGCGCGCCGCCTGTCCGAGGCCGCTCGCGCCTGA
- a CDS encoding SDR family NAD(P)-dependent oxidoreductase, translating to MATFLLIAASSDIGRATTTRLRDAGHRVLTTARDSSVIEPDAVLDATDFDAVDRVVREAGELDGIAVFAGSMLLKPAHLTSREQYDGLIAASLTTAFAAVRAAGSHMRDGGSVVLVSSAAALAGLPNHDAIAVAKAGVIGLTLSAAASYAAHGLRVNAVAPGLVQTRLTEKLTASDLSRKVSEAMHPLGRLGEPDDVARAVEFLLSPDNAWVTGQVLGVDGGLGSLRPRQKV from the coding sequence ATGGCGACCTTCCTCCTCATCGCGGCCTCCAGCGACATCGGGCGTGCGACCACGACGCGACTCCGCGATGCGGGACACCGTGTCCTGACCACGGCCCGGGACTCCTCGGTCATCGAGCCGGATGCCGTTCTGGATGCCACCGACTTCGACGCCGTCGACCGGGTGGTGCGCGAGGCGGGCGAGCTCGACGGCATCGCGGTGTTCGCGGGGTCGATGCTCCTCAAGCCGGCACATCTGACGTCGCGCGAGCAGTACGACGGGCTGATCGCCGCATCGCTCACGACGGCGTTCGCGGCGGTGCGCGCGGCGGGCTCGCACATGCGTGACGGGGGCTCGGTGGTGCTCGTGTCGTCAGCCGCGGCCCTCGCGGGTCTTCCGAATCACGACGCGATCGCGGTGGCGAAGGCGGGGGTGATCGGGCTCACGCTCTCGGCCGCGGCGAGCTATGCGGCGCACGGTCTCCGCGTGAACGCGGTCGCCCCGGGACTCGTCCAGACGCGGCTGACCGAGAAACTCACCGCGAGCGACCTGTCGCGGAAGGTCTCGGAGGCCATGCATCCGCTGGGTCGTCTCGGTGAGCCGGATGACGTCGCGCGAGCCGTGGAGTTCCTGCTGTCGCCTGACAACGCGTGGGTGACCGGTCAGGTGCTCGGCGTCGACGGGGGTCTCGGGAGCCTGCGGCCGCGGCAGAAGGTGTGA
- a CDS encoding DUF4259 domain-containing protein produces the protein MGTWSAEPFGNDSAADWAYELDEAKDWGVVSDALRVAAEAAPSELDSDDAVLAIAAAEVVARGLGRVADSAESVEAFVARVSPPSPELVALAVSALAVAASDEGELADLWEGDPDWLAENEKLRAALTTG, from the coding sequence ATGGGTACGTGGAGCGCAGAACCGTTCGGAAACGACAGTGCCGCCGATTGGGCGTACGAGCTCGATGAGGCGAAGGACTGGGGTGTCGTGAGCGACGCCCTGCGTGTCGCGGCAGAGGCGGCCCCGTCGGAGCTCGACTCCGATGACGCGGTGCTGGCGATCGCTGCAGCGGAGGTCGTGGCGCGGGGCCTGGGGCGGGTGGCGGACTCGGCCGAGAGCGTGGAGGCCTTCGTGGCGCGGGTGTCGCCGCCGTCTCCCGAGCTCGTGGCCCTCGCCGTGTCGGCGCTCGCCGTCGCGGCGTCCGACGAGGGCGAACTCGCCGATCTGTGGGAGGGCGACCCCGACTGGCTCGCCGAGAACGAGAAGCTGCGCGCGGCGCTCACCACCGGCTGA
- the metX gene encoding homoserine O-acetyltransferase MetX, whose amino-acid sequence MDWQISEDTVPSAPITEADARSLLGRPPATGAWRDGDPAGERRFATFGAFATENGESLPGFRLAYESWGELSPARDNAVLILHALTGDSHVRGAAGPGHPTAGWWSDLVGPGAAIDTDRWFVVAPNMLGGCQGSTGPASIAPDGYEWASRFPYLTIRDQVRAQAQLADALGIDRWAAVIGGSMGGMHALEWTVGHPDRVERAAILSAPPITTADQIALNSVQLDTIRMDPRFAGGEYYDSGDGDGPHRGLALARRMALLNYRSPTELNQRFQRSWQSGVSPLGRGGRFAVESYLDFHGNKFTRRFDANSYLTLVEAMNSHDVGRDRDGVEDALRRVTATTLVLGIDSDRLFPIDGQHRIARGIPNTLDGDEAVVLASDFGHDGFLIETAAVATHLRRLFAA is encoded by the coding sequence ATGGACTGGCAGATCTCCGAAGACACGGTGCCGTCGGCGCCGATCACGGAGGCCGACGCCCGCTCCCTCCTCGGCCGGCCTCCGGCCACCGGCGCCTGGCGCGACGGAGACCCGGCGGGCGAGCGCCGCTTCGCGACCTTCGGGGCGTTCGCGACCGAGAACGGCGAGTCCCTCCCCGGATTCCGCCTCGCCTACGAGTCGTGGGGAGAGCTGTCCCCCGCGCGCGACAACGCCGTCCTGATCCTGCACGCGCTGACCGGCGACAGCCACGTCCGCGGCGCCGCGGGTCCGGGCCACCCCACCGCGGGCTGGTGGAGCGACCTCGTCGGCCCCGGCGCGGCGATCGACACCGATCGCTGGTTCGTGGTCGCCCCCAACATGCTCGGCGGATGCCAGGGCTCCACCGGCCCCGCCAGCATCGCGCCGGACGGGTACGAGTGGGCCTCGCGCTTCCCGTACCTGACCATCCGCGACCAGGTCCGCGCGCAGGCACAGCTGGCCGACGCGCTCGGGATCGACCGGTGGGCCGCGGTGATCGGCGGCTCGATGGGCGGCATGCACGCCCTCGAGTGGACGGTCGGACACCCCGACCGCGTGGAGCGCGCCGCGATCCTGTCGGCTCCGCCCATCACGACCGCCGACCAGATCGCGCTGAACTCGGTGCAGCTCGACACGATCCGGATGGACCCGCGCTTCGCCGGCGGCGAGTACTACGACTCCGGCGACGGGGACGGCCCGCACCGCGGGCTCGCGCTCGCCCGCCGCATGGCTCTGCTGAACTACCGCAGCCCCACCGAGCTCAACCAGCGTTTCCAGCGGTCCTGGCAGTCGGGCGTGAGCCCGCTCGGGCGCGGCGGACGGTTCGCGGTCGAGTCGTACCTCGACTTCCACGGCAACAAGTTCACGCGCCGCTTCGACGCCAACAGCTACCTCACGCTCGTCGAGGCGATGAACTCGCACGACGTCGGTCGTGACCGCGACGGCGTCGAAGACGCGCTGCGCCGGGTGACCGCGACCACGCTCGTCCTCGGAATCGACAGCGACCGCCTGTTCCCGATCGACGGACAGCACCGCATCGCCCGCGGCATCCCGAACACCCTCGACGGCGACGAGGCGGTGGTCCTCGCGAGCGACTTCGGCCACGACGGCTTCCTCATCGAGACCGCCGCCGTCGCCACGCATCTGCGTCGACTGTTCGCGGCCTGA
- a CDS encoding MFS transporter, protein MRALLSLAIGSFGIGMTEFVVMGLLPNIARELVPTTWAASPDDAIAQAGWLVSLYALGVVVGAPTIAGSVARFPRHRVMIVLAAALAFFTLLTVIAPTFELVAASRFLAGLPHGAYFGIGALVAADALGPGNRAKGVAFVLTGLTIANVVGVPLGTLLGQQVGWRAAFAVVTGIFVLATICIALFVPKHPGSPGRRLRDELRVFRIGQVWFALGIGAVGFGGFFAMYSYIAPMITEVAGQPEWAVSLVLVLVGVGMTVGNVVGGALADKDLRFWLFVGLTALGAASVGLALTAGWIVTLVVFAFLVAFCGAALSPGIQTRLMDVAEDNQSIAAALNHSALNIGNSLGAFLGGLAIAAGLGLVAPAWVGAVLALGGLVVAVVSYRVEDRSGRHPEHRMPAAEAATTAITGSIPTQG, encoded by the coding sequence ATGCGGGCGCTCCTTTCTCTCGCCATCGGCAGTTTCGGCATCGGCATGACCGAGTTCGTCGTGATGGGCCTCCTGCCCAACATCGCGCGCGAACTCGTCCCGACCACCTGGGCTGCGTCTCCGGACGACGCGATCGCCCAAGCGGGCTGGCTCGTGTCCCTCTACGCACTCGGCGTGGTCGTCGGCGCGCCGACGATCGCCGGTTCCGTCGCGCGTTTCCCACGTCACCGCGTGATGATCGTGCTCGCCGCGGCGCTGGCGTTCTTCACCCTGCTGACGGTCATCGCCCCGACGTTCGAGTTGGTCGCGGCATCCCGGTTCCTCGCCGGACTCCCGCACGGCGCGTACTTCGGCATCGGCGCGCTCGTGGCCGCCGACGCCCTCGGCCCGGGCAACCGGGCGAAGGGCGTGGCCTTCGTGCTCACGGGACTCACGATCGCGAACGTCGTGGGCGTGCCGCTCGGTACGCTGCTCGGCCAGCAGGTCGGCTGGCGGGCGGCGTTCGCCGTGGTGACCGGCATCTTCGTGCTCGCGACGATCTGCATCGCCCTGTTCGTGCCGAAGCACCCCGGCTCGCCCGGTCGGCGTCTGCGCGACGAACTCCGCGTCTTCCGCATCGGACAGGTGTGGTTCGCGCTCGGCATCGGTGCCGTCGGGTTCGGTGGATTCTTCGCGATGTACAGCTACATCGCCCCGATGATCACCGAGGTCGCGGGGCAACCGGAGTGGGCGGTCTCCCTCGTCCTCGTCCTCGTGGGCGTGGGGATGACGGTCGGCAACGTCGTCGGGGGTGCGCTGGCCGACAAGGATCTGCGCTTCTGGCTCTTCGTCGGCCTCACCGCGCTCGGCGCGGCGTCCGTCGGCTTGGCGCTCACCGCCGGGTGGATCGTGACGCTCGTGGTCTTCGCTTTCCTCGTCGCCTTCTGCGGTGCTGCCCTGAGTCCCGGCATCCAGACCCGCCTGATGGATGTCGCCGAAGACAACCAGTCGATCGCCGCCGCCCTGAACCACTCCGCGCTGAACATCGGCAACAGCCTGGGTGCGTTCCTCGGCGGTCTGGCGATCGCCGCGGGTCTCGGACTCGTCGCCCCGGCGTGGGTCGGCGCGGTGCTCGCCCTGGGCGGGCTCGTGGTCGCCGTCGTGTCGTACCGCGTCGAGGACCGCTCCGGTCGACACCCCGAACACCGGATGCCGGCGGCCGAGGCCGCGACGACCGCGATCACCGGTTCGATCCCGACGCAGGGCTGA
- a CDS encoding ABC transporter substrate-binding protein, producing the protein MKRRSVALIAAGAAVVLVAAGFTTWSLTRPTEAQAVGSIPVAISAPVPDDLTIGVIVSLSSAPGEGAEWKDAANGAVVAARRLALGGHPVTVRAVDDKGTVDGARAAAQQLVDDGASGIVVATSGSHVSGAVEVARTAGVPAVLPYVTDGSLAGDGVWLTGATTDAISAALPTALKGASSVLLVDAGYGTPAGLSPAAVVPFSAGGDVEAFRAAVAAARGSRPLDAVLVNGPATTQAGVVQLLQSEDADLPIVVTPEATSPAFSEALVSAGGTLSTELTTVGAGWSDTVALSPDVDGRAMSAFLAGVRVLADDSSATTLFEDRSFASVAGLADSRSHDATVLVALAAASAGSTEPSAVTSALGALSAGPGDGIAGPALDGSRSTALVPAIAPLYSADQNLGLRPLSTDTTAPLVWFAGQAD; encoded by the coding sequence ATGAAGCGTCGCAGCGTCGCCCTGATCGCCGCGGGAGCGGCCGTCGTCCTCGTCGCCGCGGGCTTCACGACCTGGTCGCTGACCCGCCCGACCGAGGCGCAGGCGGTCGGGTCCATCCCGGTGGCGATCTCGGCGCCGGTGCCCGACGACCTGACGATCGGCGTGATCGTCTCCCTCTCCTCCGCACCGGGCGAAGGAGCGGAATGGAAGGATGCCGCGAACGGCGCCGTCGTGGCCGCTCGACGACTCGCTCTCGGCGGGCACCCCGTCACCGTCCGCGCGGTCGATGACAAGGGCACCGTCGATGGAGCGCGGGCGGCTGCTCAGCAGCTCGTCGACGACGGGGCGTCCGGCATCGTCGTCGCGACCAGCGGCTCCCACGTCAGCGGCGCGGTCGAGGTCGCCCGCACGGCCGGGGTCCCCGCTGTGCTCCCCTACGTCACGGACGGGTCCCTCGCCGGGGACGGCGTGTGGCTGACCGGTGCGACGACCGACGCGATCAGCGCGGCACTTCCGACCGCGCTGAAGGGCGCATCTTCGGTGCTGCTCGTGGACGCCGGCTACGGCACGCCCGCCGGGCTCTCCCCTGCCGCCGTCGTGCCCTTCTCCGCCGGCGGGGACGTCGAGGCCTTCCGCGCCGCCGTCGCGGCCGCGCGGGGATCGCGTCCCCTCGACGCCGTGCTCGTCAACGGACCCGCGACCACGCAAGCCGGCGTCGTGCAGCTTCTGCAGAGCGAGGACGCCGACCTTCCGATCGTGGTCACGCCCGAGGCCACCTCCCCGGCGTTCTCCGAGGCGCTCGTCAGCGCGGGCGGCACCCTCTCCACGGAGCTGACCACGGTCGGTGCCGGATGGAGCGACACGGTCGCGCTGTCCCCCGACGTCGACGGCCGGGCGATGTCGGCGTTCCTCGCCGGGGTGCGAGTCCTCGCCGACGATTCCTCGGCGACGACGCTCTTCGAGGACCGTTCCTTCGCCTCCGTCGCCGGCCTCGCCGACTCGCGCAGCCACGACGCCACCGTGCTCGTGGCTCTCGCGGCCGCCTCCGCCGGCAGCACCGAGCCCTCGGCGGTGACGTCGGCTCTGGGCGCGCTGTCCGCCGGCCCCGGCGACGGCATCGCCGGCCCCGCGCTCGACGGTTCCCGCTCCACCGCCCTGGTCCCCGCGATCGCTCCGCTGTACTCGGCGGACCAGAACCTGGGCCTGCGCCCCCTGTCGACCGACACCACCGCCCCCTTGGTGTGGTTCGCCGGACAGGCCGACTGA
- a CDS encoding FtsK/SpoIIIE domain-containing protein, whose protein sequence is MRLLIAIDEDEQVVDLARHRSQATLAELISAATGRDLAPETLVSVDAQRHPASTELTEVLLLEGTRIALSEPRRPKPATDWTATLSGGLHAGPIVDVPRGRALIAGRSPQADLMLPTTSASWEHFAAVREEDGLRIDDRGSTNGTLVDGTEAGDDGTVVEGPAVVIAGGTSVLLRPSIEEAGAPEPGSLHNITPAATAPFNRPPRPGRPPEPDPITPPTRKDVPPASKFSIITVAAPLVLAFVMVLMLGDARYAMFAALSPVLGVGVWFEQKRRHTKNVKEEDERFTQALQTLRDDIASAGQAEKARRMDAIPDPATTLRRAAIPATTLWQRRASSSDLLALHAGIGDVPWRPAIDERSGTRLEDDVREILDSATIPSAPVEIDLTAGGVVGIVGDRDGALALARSLVVQAGVHVGPADLTVGVFCDAGRSPEWAWAGWLPHTRRQGTGTQERWMSDNRERSTDLLRGLRDGIHDIPTASVLLVLDSDVLTEGRNAPARELLGHGRPDGTTTLSRDRQGVQVSGIVIASSEEQLPAACTVVVRVAPDAAATVTRPGDLVTVDDVILAGIDIDTAAAGARDVARFDDPELVVPGAALPGLVRLPPLLGLDEVNAAAVRDLWTNARGITAPIGMGEGGTMELDLVHDGPHGLVGGTTGSGKSEFLRSLVAGLALRNDPTRLSFILIDFKGGAAFAACERLPHTIGTISNLDEQLADRALRSLEAEMRRRQRIFAAAGEGVDNLDAYLATKPAEPMPRLLLVVDEFAMLAKDFPDVLSSLVSVAAVGRTLGVHMILATQRPAGVVNDDILANTNLRVALRVQSRDDSNNVIGVPAASAIGRAQRGRAYIKRGQDDIAPVQTALVTGQSERAVVEAVELQPVTFSGIAPAPRTTVVDESATDLDVVIDAIRAAADEAGIAAPRPVWPEALGSRVPLAGFGDEAADAGVAAGVPAVGGVQGAEVFFALADEPDSQRQVAAGWNLTRGNLLAVGIPGSGTSTALSSIALALAAESHPDDLDILVLDAGARDLAPLADLPHTVAYVGAGGGAREQQARFLRHLRGDLERRRADEGQRRRAIVLIDGLAALRDEFQDHEGQQLLDGLYRAYADGPELGLHFAVSTTRAKAVPSAIDEVTTQKWMFRLADPYDYTSAGLRPKDAPASVPGRCVLAETARQAHVATPAGGLTDAVARVKATYAGTAAKAPVVGRLPDQVGIADLGATAELGREPWRLPIGIAEADLAPAFLEVYEGEHVLVAGPARSGKSTLLLAIAQALRTAPDATTPVAVWGVCGRRSPLATADLDRVVVGADEIPALVASVRLERGPVVILVDDAESFEDTDQSLASLLTMSQQHVLVIAAGRSADLRAQYSGWTKTLRKSRCGVLLQPDVDYDGDLLGVTLPRRAPVAVTTGRGYACVAGAARFVQAAGPSVAVAAG, encoded by the coding sequence ATGCGTCTGCTGATCGCGATCGACGAAGACGAGCAGGTGGTCGACCTCGCCCGTCACCGCAGCCAGGCCACCCTGGCCGAACTCATCTCGGCGGCGACGGGGCGAGACCTCGCGCCCGAAACCCTCGTCTCCGTCGACGCGCAGCGGCATCCCGCTTCCACCGAGCTGACCGAGGTCCTGCTGCTGGAGGGCACCCGGATCGCCCTCTCGGAACCGCGGCGACCGAAGCCGGCGACCGACTGGACGGCGACGCTGTCCGGAGGCCTCCACGCCGGGCCGATCGTCGACGTCCCGCGCGGGCGAGCGCTGATCGCGGGTCGTTCCCCCCAGGCCGATCTCATGCTGCCCACCACGAGCGCGTCCTGGGAGCACTTCGCCGCCGTCCGCGAGGAGGACGGTCTGCGCATCGATGACCGCGGCTCCACGAACGGAACCCTGGTCGACGGCACCGAGGCGGGCGACGACGGGACCGTCGTCGAGGGGCCGGCCGTCGTCATCGCCGGCGGCACCAGTGTCCTGCTCCGCCCCTCGATCGAGGAGGCCGGCGCCCCTGAGCCCGGATCCCTCCACAACATCACCCCCGCGGCGACCGCGCCCTTCAACCGTCCGCCGCGTCCGGGTCGCCCGCCCGAGCCCGACCCCATCACCCCTCCGACGCGGAAGGATGTGCCCCCCGCGTCGAAGTTCAGCATCATCACGGTGGCCGCTCCGCTCGTGCTGGCTTTCGTGATGGTGCTCATGCTCGGAGACGCCCGATACGCGATGTTCGCCGCGCTCAGCCCGGTCCTGGGCGTCGGAGTGTGGTTCGAGCAGAAGCGCCGCCACACGAAGAACGTCAAAGAAGAAGACGAGCGTTTCACCCAGGCTCTCCAGACGCTGCGCGACGACATCGCCTCGGCCGGACAGGCCGAGAAGGCCCGGAGAATGGATGCCATCCCCGACCCGGCCACGACCCTCCGCCGCGCCGCCATCCCCGCGACGACGCTCTGGCAGCGACGCGCGAGTTCCTCCGATCTCCTCGCGCTGCACGCCGGCATCGGAGACGTCCCCTGGCGCCCCGCCATCGACGAGCGCTCCGGTACCCGTCTCGAAGACGACGTCCGCGAGATCCTCGATTCCGCGACCATCCCCTCCGCGCCCGTCGAGATCGACCTCACCGCCGGCGGGGTCGTGGGCATCGTGGGCGACCGCGACGGCGCTCTGGCGCTGGCGCGAAGCCTCGTGGTCCAAGCCGGCGTCCACGTCGGTCCCGCCGACCTGACCGTGGGCGTGTTCTGCGACGCGGGCCGTTCTCCGGAGTGGGCATGGGCCGGGTGGCTCCCTCACACGCGTCGACAGGGCACCGGCACCCAGGAACGCTGGATGTCCGACAACCGCGAGCGCAGCACCGACCTGCTCCGGGGCCTGCGGGACGGCATCCACGACATCCCCACCGCCTCCGTGCTGCTCGTGCTGGACTCCGACGTGCTCACCGAGGGTCGCAACGCCCCCGCGCGCGAACTGCTCGGCCACGGACGCCCCGACGGCACGACCACGCTCTCACGCGACCGTCAGGGCGTGCAGGTGTCGGGCATCGTCATCGCCTCATCCGAGGAGCAGCTTCCCGCCGCGTGCACCGTCGTGGTGCGGGTCGCTCCGGATGCCGCGGCCACCGTCACCCGTCCCGGAGACCTCGTGACGGTCGACGACGTCATCCTGGCCGGCATCGACATCGACACCGCCGCGGCCGGTGCGCGGGACGTGGCCCGTTTCGACGACCCCGAGCTCGTCGTGCCCGGAGCGGCTCTGCCCGGGCTCGTGCGCCTTCCCCCGCTCCTGGGCCTCGACGAGGTCAACGCGGCAGCGGTCCGCGACCTCTGGACCAACGCCCGGGGCATCACGGCCCCCATCGGCATGGGCGAGGGCGGCACGATGGAACTCGACCTCGTTCACGACGGCCCGCACGGCCTCGTGGGCGGCACGACCGGTTCGGGAAAGAGCGAGTTCCTCCGCTCGCTCGTCGCGGGCCTCGCCCTGCGCAACGATCCGACCCGGCTGAGCTTCATCCTCATCGACTTCAAGGGCGGCGCCGCCTTCGCCGCCTGTGAGCGGCTGCCCCACACGATCGGCACGATCAGCAACCTCGACGAGCAGCTGGCCGACCGCGCGCTCCGGTCCCTCGAGGCCGAGATGCGGCGGCGTCAGCGCATCTTCGCCGCCGCCGGAGAGGGCGTCGACAATCTCGACGCGTACCTCGCGACCAAGCCGGCCGAGCCGATGCCGCGTCTGCTGCTCGTCGTCGACGAGTTCGCCATGCTCGCCAAGGACTTCCCCGACGTCCTGTCCTCGCTCGTGAGCGTCGCGGCCGTCGGCCGGACTCTCGGCGTCCACATGATCCTGGCGACGCAGCGTCCCGCGGGTGTCGTCAACGACGACATCCTCGCGAACACCAACCTGCGCGTCGCTCTGCGCGTGCAGAGTCGCGACGACTCGAACAACGTCATCGGTGTGCCGGCGGCATCCGCCATCGGTCGTGCCCAGCGCGGTCGTGCCTACATCAAGCGCGGGCAGGACGACATCGCCCCCGTGCAGACCGCCCTCGTGACCGGGCAGTCCGAACGCGCGGTCGTCGAGGCGGTCGAGCTGCAGCCGGTCACGTTCTCGGGGATCGCCCCCGCCCCGCGGACGACCGTGGTGGACGAGTCCGCGACCGACCTCGACGTCGTGATCGACGCCATTCGCGCCGCCGCGGACGAGGCCGGCATCGCCGCCCCGCGGCCCGTGTGGCCGGAGGCGCTGGGCTCCCGCGTCCCGCTGGCCGGCTTCGGCGACGAGGCCGCTGACGCGGGCGTCGCCGCGGGTGTGCCCGCGGTCGGTGGTGTGCAGGGCGCCGAGGTGTTCTTCGCTCTGGCCGACGAGCCGGACAGCCAGCGCCAGGTCGCCGCCGGGTGGAACCTGACGCGCGGCAACCTCCTCGCGGTCGGCATCCCGGGCAGCGGCACCAGCACCGCGCTGTCGTCGATCGCGCTCGCTCTCGCCGCGGAGTCGCACCCCGACGACCTCGACATCCTCGTCCTCGACGCCGGCGCCCGCGACCTCGCTCCCCTCGCCGACCTCCCCCACACGGTGGCGTACGTCGGCGCCGGGGGCGGCGCGCGCGAACAGCAGGCGCGGTTCCTCCGTCATCTCCGCGGTGACCTCGAGCGCCGTCGCGCCGACGAGGGGCAGCGGCGCCGCGCGATCGTGCTCATCGACGGTCTCGCGGCGCTCCGCGACGAGTTCCAGGACCACGAGGGGCAGCAGCTTCTCGACGGCCTCTACCGCGCGTACGCCGACGGCCCCGAACTGGGCCTGCACTTCGCCGTGTCCACGACGCGCGCGAAGGCGGTTCCCTCGGCGATCGACGAGGTGACCACGCAGAAGTGGATGTTCCGCCTGGCCGACCCGTACGACTACACCTCGGCGGGCCTGCGCCCCAAGGACGCTCCGGCGTCCGTTCCGGGCCGGTGCGTGCTGGCGGAGACCGCCCGGCAGGCGCACGTCGCCACCCCCGCGGGAGGTCTGACGGACGCGGTCGCCCGGGTGAAGGCGACCTACGCCGGCACCGCCGCGAAGGCCCCCGTTGTCGGACGCCTCCCCGACCAGGTCGGGATCGCCGACCTCGGCGCGACGGCGGAGCTGGGCCGGGAGCCGTGGCGCCTCCCGATCGGCATCGCCGAGGCGGACCTCGCCCCCGCGTTCCTCGAGGTCTACGAGGGTGAGCACGTGCTCGTCGCCGGCCCCGCGCGTTCGGGCAAGTCGACTCTGCTCCTCGCGATCGCGCAGGCCCTTCGGACTGCTCCGGATGCCACGACCCCGGTGGCCGTGTGGGGCGTCTGCGGCCGTCGCTCACCGTTGGCCACGGCCGACCTCGACCGCGTGGTCGTCGGCGCGGACGAGATCCCGGCGCTCGTGGCATCCGTCCGCCTCGAACGGGGACCGGTCGTCATCCTCGTCGACGACGCCGAGTCCTTCGAGGACACCGATCAGTCGCTCGCGAGCCTGCTCACGATGTCGCAGCAGCACGTGCTGGTGATCGCGGCCGGGCGGTCCGCCGACCTGCGCGCGCAGTACTCGGGCTGGACGAAGACGCTGCGCAAGTCGCGCTGCGGCGTGCTGTTGCAGCCTGACGTCGACTACGACGGCGACCTGCTCGGCGTGACCCTCCCCCGTCGCGCTCCCGTGGCGGTGACGACCGGTCGCGGGTACGCGTGCGTCGCGGGTGCGGCGCGGTTCGTCCAGGCCGCCGGCCCGTCGGTCGCGGTCGCCGCGGGCTGA